One stretch of Spirochaetota bacterium DNA includes these proteins:
- the rsfS gene encoding ribosome silencing factor: MKAPKKVTEEDVIEIARGAARLLDEKKADDVLLIDLSKINSYLDYFVIATANSHTHGRALAREAQRYFKGEGFSERSRADLDSPWIALDYHEVVIHIFTREMRKYYQLERLWADAASIDFR, translated from the coding sequence GTGAAGGCACCAAAAAAAGTCACCGAAGAGGATGTTATAGAAATCGCCAGGGGCGCTGCGCGCCTGCTTGATGAAAAAAAGGCCGACGACGTGCTGCTGATCGACCTTTCGAAAATCAACAGCTACCTCGATTACTTCGTCATCGCCACGGCCAATTCGCACACTCACGGCAGGGCGCTCGCGCGGGAGGCGCAACGTTATTTCAAGGGGGAGGGCTTTTCCGAGCGGTCGCGGGCGGACCTCGATTCGCCGTGGATCGCGCTCGACTATCACGAGGTTGTGATCCATATATTCACGCGCGAAATGAGGAAGTACTATCAGCTCGAAAGGCTCTGGGCCGACGCCGCATCGATCGATTTCAGGTGA
- a CDS encoding LytR C-terminal domain-containing protein, whose protein sequence is MNKQFIKYGIWAGAAALALLGIVYFYRISTRNAVETLAQNKKMINVLIAGSNAYRDNKHRFFAILSINPNNARIGITFLPPNLKIFFDSGRKRSARIEDIDIDSFNKISQSLARDLKMHLHFYVELYAQDVRRTVDLIEGIDLFILDQWKDQGDARIGVNYLDGGKIIDYINSVDGNSIFRKYDRIQDVLLTLHSNRKKYKRFYNKDFAAEVIKNVRTNLLDQEILSLLKYFFEDAGLISTLVPGGLDEKGNYVIDDISYKLYESEFLGAMVLDERSDQSIKVKILNGTSVPGLAKKMRNILMKEGLTVVEFGTSPYPFFDHTIIINQGGDTGNAMRVAEILGVDRVHHIIDSSQLNSAVIIIGKDYIK, encoded by the coding sequence TTGAATAAACAGTTCATTAAATACGGGATATGGGCGGGTGCGGCGGCGCTGGCGCTTCTGGGAATTGTCTATTTTTACCGCATTTCGACGCGCAACGCTGTCGAGACGCTCGCACAGAATAAAAAGATGATTAACGTACTTATCGCGGGAAGTAATGCGTACCGGGACAACAAACACAGGTTTTTCGCGATACTCAGCATAAACCCGAATAACGCCAGGATCGGGATCACCTTCCTTCCGCCCAACCTCAAGATCTTTTTCGATTCGGGCAGGAAGCGGTCGGCCCGAATCGAGGACATCGACATAGACAGTTTCAATAAGATAAGCCAGTCGCTCGCGCGTGATCTAAAGATGCATTTACACTTTTATGTCGAGCTCTATGCCCAGGATGTTCGAAGAACAGTCGATCTTATAGAGGGCATTGACCTATTCATTCTCGATCAATGGAAGGACCAGGGTGACGCGCGGATAGGAGTCAATTACTTAGATGGCGGGAAAATCATCGATTACATCAACTCGGTGGATGGCAATTCCATATTTAGAAAATATGACCGTATACAGGACGTCCTGCTAACCCTCCACTCGAACAGAAAGAAATACAAACGTTTTTATAACAAGGATTTCGCGGCCGAGGTGATCAAGAACGTACGCACCAATCTTCTCGACCAGGAAATACTGTCGCTGCTTAAATACTTCTTCGAAGACGCGGGGCTGATAAGCACGCTGGTTCCCGGCGGTCTTGACGAAAAAGGCAATTACGTAATCGATGATATATCTTACAAGCTTTACGAGAGCGAATTCCTCGGAGCGATGGTTCTGGACGAGAGGAGCGACCAGTCAATAAAGGTCAAGATACTCAACGGGACCAGCGTTCCGGGGCTCGCGAAAAAGATGAGGAACATACTCATGAAGGAGGGGCTTACCGTGGTCGAGTTCGGCACATCACCGTATCCTTTCTTCGACCATACCATCATCATCAACCAGGGGGGTGACACGGGCAATGCCATGCGCGTCGCCGAGATACTGGGTGTTGACCGGGTGCACCATATCATAGACAGTTCACAGCTTAACAGCGCGGTTATAATCATCGGAAAGGATTACATAAAGTGA
- the nadD gene encoding nicotinate-nucleotide adenylyltransferase, producing the protein MKLGVLGGTFNPVHVGHLINADVVREDLGLDRMLFIPSRMPVHKEIDASVLPDDRYEMLRLATEGNDRFSVSRVEIDREEPSYSIITLRDLAHEFPGSDLYLVVGADSFNEIHTWRDYRDIVAIATFAVMMRPGIIPDNPAIDAVAARYIMIRNPLIDLSSTEIRARVRTGRSIRYMVHDGVGEYIKDKGLYRD; encoded by the coding sequence TTGAAACTCGGCGTCCTCGGGGGAACATTCAATCCCGTGCATGTCGGGCACCTGATCAACGCCGATGTGGTTCGGGAAGACCTGGGGCTCGACCGGATGCTTTTTATACCGTCCCGTATGCCGGTCCACAAGGAAATCGACGCCTCGGTTTTGCCGGATGACCGGTACGAGATGCTCCGGCTCGCCACCGAAGGAAACGACCGCTTCAGCGTTTCGCGCGTGGAAATAGACAGAGAGGAACCGTCTTACAGCATTATCACCTTGCGCGACCTCGCGCACGAGTTTCCGGGAAGCGACCTGTATTTAGTCGTAGGCGCCGATTCCTTCAACGAAATACATACATGGAGGGACTATCGCGATATCGTCGCAATCGCGACATTTGCGGTGATGATGCGGCCCGGGATCATTCCGGATAATCCCGCGATAGACGCGGTGGCGGCACGCTATATCATGATACGGAACCCGCTGATCGATCTGAGTTCGACGGAGATACGCGCGCGGGTGAGGACGGGACGTTCCATACGTTACATGGTCCATGACGGGGTCGGGGAATATATCAAAGACAAGGGGTTGTACAGGGATTGA